DNA from Rhipicephalus sanguineus isolate Rsan-2018 unplaced genomic scaffold, BIME_Rsan_1.4 Seq982, whole genome shotgun sequence:
GCTTTCTGTTACTCAATACGTGCTAAATAAAAGTGTTTTTCCGTGCGTGAAAGAAGCCTCCGAATACGTGCAAAATTGCCGCGCGACTGGCCGCTCGAGGCACTTTGCATGTATTCGCGGGCTTCTTTCACGCTCGGAAAAACACTTTTATGTAGCACGTATTGAGTAACATAAAGCTGTATCGGGAGTTTTTCATGTTGCTCTACAGTTTTCTTATTGATACTTTTCATCTAATTTTAATATTTCGGAAGttgattaattaattaagacTTATTATGCAATTATGTGGAATGCAAAAAAATATTCTGAGTATCTCTAAGCGACCGCAAACAGCATTACCTTGGTTCTGTTGAGCTAGGTGGCATTTGCATATTTTTAAAGTTTGGCTAAAGTTACATGGGACACCCTGTATCCTCCTAAGCACGATATGATGAAAGACTTTTTTTCTTGCCCCCAGACACAATACATAAGGGCACTTTCATTCACAGAAACATACCATCAATCTGTCACCCCCATTAATCTCGCCAAGCACAACAATATCCATACAAATGGTCATGGCTAAATTCAATGGCTCTACATATACAAATAAACCTATAAAGCACCTAAAACATGAGTGCATGAGACATacatctaaaacatttaaagacATTAAATTTAAACATAAAGACCAGAAGCTCTGGAGCATCACAACACTATGACAAAGTGAGGGCATAAAACATCTAAAAGTTCAATCTGCTGCCATCAATATCCCCAGAACGACCAGGGAATCAGAAGCTGGGCCGTGGCGAAAGTTTCAGTCAGTATCTGAAACAGCAAAAATGCCATGACAAAGACGATTGTCAGACGCTACTTGTGACATGGGATTTTTATAGGCATCTACTGTGTAACATCTCATTAGCATGGTTTCAGTCGGCTGCTAAGTGGGAATATACATTTCTACACAACTAAGAACAAGGACAAACATGTGGACAAGGGCAGCAACAAAGATGGTAAAACAAGTAAGGAACTTTGGGGCCTTTCTTCCGAGCTAGTTTGTGCAGTGTACAGGAGCCTGGCTGAAGATAATACAAAGAGTATAAAGGTAGGTCACAAGCTCAACACAGATTTCACCATATCGACTGCTTAGAACACTTACACATTAGGAATACAGGCACAACATACATTTTTGTGCACTGTTCAGGATTTTACATGATGCGACAATGTGAATTCCATTACCTGCTGCTTGCTCAAGTTGTCCTTGCTTTGACTTCTGAAACCTGGTGGCAAGGCGCTCGGGGGCATGTCGGAGCCACGATTTGATAGAGGCCTCAACGTCGGCAGCGGTTGCGTTTGGCGCTTTGCGAGCAGCATCTGAAATTTACAAGATTCCTTAAATCATCTCAACAATAACAGTTGTCTTGGCGAAAATACAAATTTCAAGAGTCATAAACAGTCTGCTGAGCCTACAAAAAATTGAGAAATAAATTACTGCCTACTCGAAGTCCTTCCACACATAATAGATTTGTTATATTGAATAGAGTTGGGCACATCAGTGACACTTGCTTTTTCAAATGATAACGAGGCAGAACACGAGCCAAAACAATCAAATGATTGCTTTACATTTTTTATTTCGGCTGCTATTTGAATCACCTCACACTGCCTTGCACTGAAAGGTTGCACAGTGATCTTACACTTTATTTATGCCCTTTGCTTTTTACCAGACAAACTATAATATTTTAAGTTTTTAGCCTCTAAAGCTAAGCCTGGACCTTTAGAGTGCTACCAAATTGTAGATTTTTTACCATGTAGGCTTCTTTAGCCAACATTAAAATTTAAGTGCACAGTGAAATTGCAGCATCCTTGCAGTGCTGAAATATGCAACCAATAGCAATAGTGATAACTGACACTGCAAACTTACAAAATAGATAAACGGGCAGCACTTAAAAAAACAGACCAATGagcatgtttttgtttttcctgagGAAGGCTAATTCTGTGTAAAACACAAAAGTAAGATGTATTATACAGCACACCTGTTATGGCTTTAGCAATCTTCAAGGCGGAGAAGCTCAGTTTTCCTTTTCGACCCATCCAGGAAAATTGTGCCGCAACCTCGTCTGTGATGCAGTATGACAAGATTCTTTTTGTTGCCCAGTAGGCATCTTTCCCACCAAGCTGTGCCAACTCATGAACCTGTGTACAAAAGAGAAGAAATTCTATTCAACAAAGAAACTTGTTGGATGATGTGAATGTTTTAGAATACGAAAAAGAGTATTAAGTCATAAAGCAAGTAAGCAATGTACGAAAAACCCATGACATTCTTGATATTGCAAAACAGCAGTGTTTAACACCTTGAATATTCATTATGAGTTcgatgaactgaaaaaaaaaacataaccccCTTACCAGGATCTTAAATTTTCCAGCATCGAGCTTGTCGTCGAACTCTTGTAGTTCTTCAAGACTGCTTAGCGGATGGCCTAAGAGCTCTGCGCATTCGGTGACTGAAGAAGTGGGAAGCATATCGCACAACTTGTTCAGGGTGTCCGCTTGCTGTTCCAGCATGAAGCGAAGCGTGTTCAGCAGTCGTAGCACATGCCGCTGGAAGTCTGAAAAATATTGTAAATAAACGCTATTAAAACTTAGTAGGGTTCAAGAACATTTTAAGCAAACCATTTTACTGAAAACTGCATTCATATCTTTCAAAATGTGCGTACTCTTCTCTACACAACAATCATGAGGCGAGTTTCGTGGCCGTTCTTGCGCTGTCTGTTCACCTGAAAAGCACAATTTCAATTCATTAGTAGTTTGGAGTAACTGGCTAATGATTTATTTAACTTTGACCTCCCTTATCTGGCACATACCTTCATCAACAGAGTGGTTATCAGACGTACCTTGTGGCGAGTTTGTCTCTGACAACTGGGTCCCTGCAGTGTCGAAGAACGAGAGCAGTGAGCCACAAGAGCCGCTCTACTTGTTAGAAATTCTGATGTGCAACAGATATGACAAAGAGCCTAGCAGAGCAAAGAAATTACCGATAGCAAAGGTTTACTAGTTCAATTATAAAACTGAATTATGGAGGTTAACATATTTTGGTTCATCCACTTGCTTCTACAATGCTTGAGAATTCATTTATGCATGGCTCTTAAGAAGCTTTACAGCTATCTGTGGTTCTAACCTATAgattagaacgacagaaagttgctaaattcgttacacacaaaaaataataaatacgcACGTAAATCGTAATTTTGTAACGAGACAGCTGTATATGTGTGAGAATACCTGCTGTGCCTTTGTCTCCCTGGCCAAATGTGGGCATACTTGTTGCTTCACTCGAGGTTATTCCTAGAAAGCAATACGTGTAGTCCATCACGTAATGATTCCTATTAGCATTAATCGCAGCCATACACTGGCTGTGGAGCACAGTATACTCCTATATAAAACAAACTTACAAAAGCTCCAGTATTTATACTGAACTTCAAAGCTACAATTCCACAGTTCATTGTTGCAGAATGAATTTCTTTTGTAGCAATCTGCTACAATTGCATGAATGTCACAATTCTATTCATGCTATACTCCATGATAAACATTTCTGGCAAGTGAATAAATGCCAGAGGGGCAACTAGCAAAGTTTCAGTGTACATGCAAGGTAAATACCTTGTTCACACTTGTCGAAAACAAGTGCTGACTAGACATTCAATGTGAAATTACCAGAAAAGCATTCCAAGCGTTGCATTTATTTTACTGTGAAGTTGGCAGTGCACTGCTGAAACACAGGGGAGAGCGAGATGGACGAAGCACTTCGTCCCATCTCGTCCTACTTGTGTGTTTCAACCGTGCACTGCCACCTTCGTTATGAAtaattaccaacacgcccactcGCCCATCATTTTAATTTCACTGTTTGGAAATATGCTTTGTAAATTTTAAAATCCTATTGATAAAGGAACATGAGCATTGTCAATAACAGGCTAGCTACGAATGCATCTAGCAGCCTGCTTTTCTCTTCTAACGAGGAGTTATTCAATGCTGGTATCCAAATATTCAATGCAGATGAAAGAAAGGAGGTGGTGCATTGTAACATCAGAGggttgagaaaaaattggccTCATGCACCAACTGAGTGCTTGCAAGGCTAAAGCTACGTCCTTAATGCAATGATCTTGAAAAGTAATGGCAAATACATTTTACAATACCAGATGGAAAATTATTTGGGATAGGTGGCAGTCCTGGCTGGCTTGTGGCAgagtcttcctcctcctcttcactgTCAGAGTCACTCCAGACTGCTGGTGGCCGTCTACGCCTCTTCAATAGAGGCATTTCAGTTTCACTGGCCAGGTCTGAATGGAACTGACTGTCATTTAGCTTTTTCCGGGCATGTTCATAGGTAACTGAAAAAGTGCAAAATGTGATCAATATAATCACCCCTGGCTTAAGGCGTAAGGTGACTGAAATGCGCTTACCGAACAAACCTTTCACAGCAATTTCATACTGCTTCCACCATGACTGTGGTGGATGCTGCTTCTTTGCCATTTTCCCAGCCTTCTCTGCTTTTACATTATGCGGCCAGACGCACACGCTCCCGGTGACCCAAGTAGTTGGCACAATTTCAACCTCTTTAGAGGCAGTGAACTCCACAATAGCATAGCTCATCTGGAAAAGAATTCTGAATTGTAGTGCCACCATTGCACAAAACAGCACTTCCTAATTTTTTGTCAAGAAAGCATTTTAACTTCGCAAACAATACAAATTTTCATTACTATAAGCACACTGTTGCTTCAGATAAGAATAGTACCATGGAAACTATGTATATAAGTGACCATTACATGCTCAATCATGATCAGGCTTTCACAATTACACAATAGCAGAGAGCTACTCAAGAATTAAGTTGAACATAGAATACACTGACCTGGCCTAGGAGAAGCATGTTTCAAAAtaaccccttcaggcgcgaattatgatgcactgtctgcaaatgtctcaaattcgcacaacgtaattctaaggcactcaatattacattccaagaaagaaaataaagtaatatgcTGTTGTTTGCTAGTTTtgctaattaatcttaattaggggataattgaatatttaattactcagcagtcagtcatgttccatttttatacAAGAATAAGCAAATTGTTGGCTTAAAATGcgtgcgcaatttgtttttggttgcgttcatttcgtgcggagaaaaataatacttattacgttggtcctggaatgcggcacATCGAACAACCCGTCtaacatcgtagtgccttcaccaaagtgatcggttatggtcatacttagcacattgaggttaagtcaaggcatgttgaccatgcagaaggttcaattgatgctatgcgcaatgtatcttgccctttctttccggctagtccaaaaaactggcgaaaacaagttgcgtccacatatgtggacgttgcgcctgaaggggataattTTTCAAGCTTTGTCAAGCTATAGCTCTCAGCGTTTGGCAAGCTACAAAGGCAGACATCTGCTTATACGACAAAAATATAGTCATGTTGGCtgttcaaaaataaattttgtaCCAAAATGCCTTCATCGCAACATGATAAAACCTTAAGTCAAAGCATCGTTGACAAGCCATAGGAAATGTATTTGCACATGAAGCCAGACATTTAGAATCGGGAGATGAAAGGTTTACATGTCAACAGCAGAAAACAAGCTCCACACTTCAACTTCAAAGTTCAAGTAATAACGCTGTGTTAGATACCAAAATAAGATGCTACATGACAGGCCACAACAGTTTTTATAGAACTGTTGTCAATGGTCCTGCTAAAACGCTTCAAAGGATCCCCACGTAAGATGCTTGGAAAACAATCTATACTCACCAACATTTCTTGGGAATCGAAACGAGCAGCTGTGAGCCAACAAAGGATCTACACATACTTTCGAACAGCTGCAGATGCCCAAATTCCTCAATATTGTGGCACGGTCTAGTGGCATGAAGAATTATTTTACAGCAGCCAGAAAAAAACTTCAATAAGGCCTCTCATTCGCTACCACACTCATACAAGAGCTTGTGTGAAGGCAAATAAGAGTATTCAGGGAAAAGTCAGCACCAGAACAAGTTCCTCACTGCTACGAGGAAAAAGCACAGAACACGACACTAAAATGAGCTAATCTTGGAACACATACTAAATGGTATGCAACTCTGGCATTACTACAAACTGCGTCTTCCATGGGAGCTTGATCATTTTTCGCACATTGCTCACAGGCCACACTTTGAGGTCTGAAAGACCTGAAA
Protein-coding regions in this window:
- the LOC119378789 gene encoding uncharacterized protein LOC119378789 isoform X1 gives rise to the protein MAAINANRNHYVMDYTYCFLGITSSEATSMPTFGQGDKGTAGTQLSETNSPQGEQTAQERPRNSPHDCCVEKNFQRHVLRLLNTLRFMLEQQADTLNKLCDMLPTSSVTECAELLGHPLSSLEELQEFDDKLDAGKFKILVHELAQLGGKDAYWATKRILSYCITDEVAAQFSWMGRKGKLSFSALKIAKAITDAARKAPNATAADVEASIKSWLRHAPERLATRFQKSKQGQLEQAADTD
- the LOC119378789 gene encoding uncharacterized protein LOC119378789 isoform X3 encodes the protein MPTFGQGDKGTAGTQLSETNSPQGEQTAQERPRNSPHDCCVEKNFQRHVLRLLNTLRFMLEQQADTLNKLCDMLPTSSVTECAELLGHPLSSLEELQEFDDKLDAGKFKILVHELAQLGGKDAYWATKRILSYCITDEVAAQFSWMGRKGKLSFSALKIAKAITDAARKAPNATAADVEASIKSWLRHAPERLATRFQKSKQGQLEQAADTD
- the LOC119378789 gene encoding uncharacterized protein LOC119378789 isoform X2, whose translation is MAAINANRNHYVMDYTYCFLGITSSEATSMPTFGQGDKGTAGTQLSETNSPQGEQTAQERPRNSPHDCCVEKNFQRHVLRLLNTLRFMLEQQADTLNKLCDMLPTSSVTECAELLGHPLSSLEELQEFDDKLDAGKFKILVHELAQLGGKDAYWATKRILSYCITDEVAAQFSWMGRKGKLSFSALKIAKAITGVLYNTSYFCVLHRISLPQEKQKHAHWSVFLSAARLSIL